The Deinococcus carri genome contains a region encoding:
- a CDS encoding uridine kinase: protein MNRRAALLHALADRLEAQPARPMLRVAVDGVDGAGKTTFADELAEVLWARGRTVIRASVDGFHAPRAVRYRRGRTSPEGFYRDSYDYPGLRAALLDPLGPGGSRRYRTAIFDHTADAPLETPEQTAAEGSLLLLDGLFLHRPELRDVWDDSIFLQVDFEISVPRGAARGPGYGSPDPRAESNRRYVEGNRLYFREAQPWEHAGVVVDQGDLDAPFVVRAATLT, encoded by the coding sequence TTGAACCGCCGGGCCGCCCTGCTGCACGCCCTCGCCGACCGGCTGGAGGCCCAACCTGCCCGCCCGATGCTGCGCGTGGCCGTCGACGGTGTGGACGGCGCAGGCAAGACGACCTTTGCCGACGAACTCGCGGAGGTGCTGTGGGCGCGGGGGCGGACGGTCATCCGCGCGTCCGTGGACGGCTTTCATGCGCCCCGAGCCGTGCGCTACCGGCGGGGCCGCACCTCGCCGGAAGGCTTCTACCGCGATTCCTACGATTATCCGGGCCTGCGGGCGGCGCTGCTGGACCCGCTGGGGCCGGGTGGCTCGCGGCGCTACCGGACGGCCATCTTCGACCACACCGCCGACGCCCCGCTGGAGACCCCGGAGCAGACCGCCGCAGAAGGCAGCCTCCTGCTTCTCGACGGGCTGTTTCTGCACCGCCCGGAACTGCGGGACGTGTGGGACGACTCCATTTTCCTGCAGGTGGACTTCGAGATTTCCGTGCCCCGTGGGGCGGCGCGGGGGCCGGGCTACGGTTCCCCCGACCCGCGTGCAGAGTCCAACCGCCGCTACGTGGAGGGGAATCGCCTGTACTTCCGCGAGGCGCAGCCGTGGGAACACGCGGGCGTGGTGGTGGACCAGGGCGACCTGGATGCGCCGTTCGTGGTCCGGGCCGCGACCTTAACCTGA
- a CDS encoding FlgD immunoglobulin-like domain containing protein, with the protein MTSRLLLTLALTWGSLAGAIGVNDIPALPPGAATPAPAPAPALPAPAPVTPTAPVTPPTTVPSTTPSPAPSSLPVGPALGQAHQAALRGPATLTRGTTGEWTLQLTNTGQTPIHLEHGACDLKFEVLNAAGNIVRPVVNNTVCTMQLVITDVAPGETGNVLTLRWDGKDASGNPLPAGTYTLRAAFWDRQVSIRPPAVQVTLR; encoded by the coding sequence ATGACTTCCAGACTGTTGCTGACGCTGGCCCTGACCTGGGGCAGCCTGGCCGGTGCCATCGGTGTGAACGACATCCCGGCCCTGCCCCCCGGTGCGGCGACGCCCGCCCCCGCTCCCGCACCGGCCCTGCCTGCCCCCGCACCCGTGACACCCACCGCACCCGTCACCCCGCCCACCACCGTCCCCAGCACCACTCCCAGCCCCGCCCCCTCCAGCCTGCCCGTCGGTCCCGCGCTGGGACAGGCGCACCAGGCGGCCCTGCGCGGCCCCGCCACGCTGACCAGGGGAACGACGGGCGAATGGACGCTGCAACTCACCAACACCGGGCAGACGCCGATTCACCTCGAACACGGCGCATGTGATCTGAAGTTCGAGGTATTGAACGCCGCCGGAAACATCGTGCGGCCCGTGGTGAACAACACCGTCTGCACCATGCAACTGGTGATCACCGACGTGGCTCCGGGCGAGACGGGGAACGTGCTGACCCTGCGCTGGGACGGCAAGGACGCGAGCGGCAACCCGCTGCCCGCGGGCACCTATACGCTGCGCGCGGCCTTCTGGGACCGTCAGGTCAGCATCCGGCCCCCTGCCGTGCAGGTCACGCTGCGCTGA
- the serS gene encoding serine--tRNA ligase — translation MLDLKFIRENAGSVKHAIEVKGVNLDLDELLRLDRELVALKQRVEAMQTERNANAKLVPKATPEERPHLLQKGKDLAEELKGLEPQLRAHEDQLRQLLLRVPNIPHPSVPVGQDDSENVELRREGKLPEFSFPPLDHVELLERQGWADPERVARVSGSRSYLLKGDAVLLEMAVLMFTMDFLRGRGLTPLSTTALVRPETLVASGHFPGGEDQVYKIEGDELMLAGTAEVPVNSLYAGEQLQSDQLPLAYAAISAAFRSEAGSAGRDVRGLIRVHEFRKVEQYVLTHADEAEALRWFGVILENAEALLRALELPYRVVQNCTGDMGAGKVLMYDIETWVPSEQVYRETHSCSYLGDWQARRTGLRYRDEGGKLVYAHTLNNTGIAAPRILVPLLENHQQADGTIRVPEALRPYLGGREVLGVPVR, via the coding sequence ATGCTCGACCTCAAATTTATCCGTGAGAACGCGGGGTCCGTGAAGCACGCCATCGAGGTCAAGGGCGTGAATCTCGACCTCGACGAGCTGCTGCGCCTCGACCGCGAGCTGGTGGCCCTCAAGCAGCGCGTGGAGGCGATGCAGACCGAGCGCAACGCGAACGCGAAGCTGGTCCCGAAGGCCACCCCCGAGGAACGCCCCCACCTGCTCCAGAAGGGCAAGGACCTGGCCGAGGAACTCAAGGGCCTGGAGCCGCAACTCCGTGCCCACGAGGACCAGCTCCGGCAACTGCTGCTGCGCGTGCCCAACATCCCGCACCCCAGCGTGCCGGTCGGCCAGGACGACTCCGAGAACGTCGAACTGCGCCGCGAGGGGAAGCTGCCCGAGTTTTCCTTCCCGCCCCTCGACCATGTGGAACTCCTCGAACGCCAGGGCTGGGCCGACCCCGAGCGTGTGGCGCGCGTTTCGGGCAGCCGCTCCTACCTGCTCAAGGGCGACGCGGTGCTGCTGGAGATGGCCGTGCTGATGTTCACGATGGACTTTCTGCGCGGGCGCGGCCTCACGCCGCTGAGCACCACCGCGCTGGTGCGCCCCGAAACCCTGGTCGCCTCGGGTCACTTTCCCGGCGGCGAGGATCAGGTCTACAAGATCGAGGGCGACGAGCTGATGCTGGCGGGCACGGCCGAGGTTCCGGTCAACAGCCTGTACGCGGGCGAGCAGCTCCAGAGCGACCAGTTGCCGCTGGCCTACGCCGCCATCAGCGCCGCCTTCCGCAGCGAGGCGGGGTCGGCGGGGCGGGACGTGCGGGGCCTCATCCGCGTCCACGAGTTCCGCAAGGTCGAGCAGTACGTGCTGACCCACGCCGACGAGGCCGAGGCGCTGCGCTGGTTCGGCGTGATTCTGGAGAACGCTGAGGCGCTGCTGCGGGCGCTGGAGCTGCCCTACCGCGTGGTCCAGAACTGCACCGGCGACATGGGCGCGGGCAAGGTGCTGATGTACGACATCGAAACCTGGGTGCCCAGCGAACAGGTCTACCGCGAGACACACTCCTGCTCCTACCTGGGCGACTGGCAGGCCCGCCGCACCGGCCTGCGCTACCGCGACGAGGGGGGCAAACTGGTCTACGCCCACACCCTCAACAACACGGGCATCGCCGCCCCGCGCATCCTGGTGCCCCTCCTCGAAAACCACCAGCAGGCCGACGGAACCATCCGGGTGCCGGAGGCGCTGCGGCCCTACCTGGGCGGGCGCGAGGTGCTGGGCGTGCCGGTGCGGTAG
- the gatC gene encoding Asp-tRNA(Asn)/Glu-tRNA(Gln) amidotransferase subunit GatC produces MIDEAQVEHLARLARLELTPEEREAMRSDLNSILGYFEQLSAVDTEGVEEMQRPVDLVNVLRDDLPGEAFTPAVVAALAPEMQGGFVRVPRTVEAD; encoded by the coding sequence ATGATCGACGAGGCCCAGGTCGAACATCTCGCGCGCCTCGCGCGGCTGGAACTTACCCCGGAGGAGCGGGAGGCCATGCGCTCGGACCTCAACAGCATCCTGGGCTACTTCGAGCAGCTCAGCGCCGTGGACACGGAGGGCGTGGAGGAGATGCAGCGCCCGGTGGACCTCGTGAACGTGCTGCGGGACGACCTGCCCGGCGAGGCGTTTACCCCCGCCGTCGTCGCTGCCCTCGCCCCCGAGATGCAAGGCGGCTTTGTGCGCGTGCCCCGCACGGTGGAGGCCGACTGA
- a CDS encoding endonuclease, which translates to MDIPREVLAQTQARFVRRDPERGQCQARLDAGGPLAADSQARVEARLTRLGVPLADARAITEGQADALTVAARLPEDTRLPLERVIGANDLLGVAYLDLARSASRAVGRIVLKDGRGRTLGYGTGWLCGPHTILTNHHVLEDAGAARTSVIEFNYELRADGTLRDRVTLSLDPDALFLTSAPLDYSLVAVRGDTSAFGWLPLFGTTGKVLVGEALSIIQHPSGEPKQVALRENRLVDLLPDFLHYETDTAPGSSGSPVFNDTWEVVALHHSGVPRTDAQGRTLRRDGQPLQPGDPDTLIDWLANEGVRISRIVEDLRARPDAAGNALVAEVLAANRPPVVGTPEIRSGAEAARVLDLGAVTVGADGVASLPVTLRLRVGGGEAGPPVPVPPPVRPYLDPQDAEHAAAYYAGLPEGGTPQARFLALSELVTRTHVRTPGYDPADELYPWVDLWPDGKLRSLYSAREHTPQELIAADRAAQERRTALAARESLSVEALEEALLYNCEHVVPQSWFGKREPMRGDLHHLFACEPGCNSFRGNTPYFDFPDYGEALRSDCGRRDPGEFEPAHGKGAASRATLYFLLRYPGVVRQYGERHLQTLLAWHAADPPADWERHRNAAIFARQGNRNPLIDHPEWAAEVAWGEGLGR; encoded by the coding sequence ATGGACATTCCGCGTGAGGTGCTGGCACAGACGCAGGCCCGCTTCGTCCGCCGCGACCCGGAGCGGGGGCAGTGCCAGGCCCGGCTGGACGCGGGGGGACCACTTGCTGCCGACTCGCAGGCGCGGGTGGAGGCCCGCCTGACCCGTCTGGGTGTGCCCCTGGCCGATGCGCGGGCCATCACCGAGGGGCAGGCGGATGCCCTGACCGTCGCCGCCCGCCTCCCCGAGGACACCCGGCTCCCGCTAGAGCGCGTCATCGGCGCGAACGACCTCTTGGGGGTGGCGTACCTGGACCTGGCGCGGTCGGCCTCGCGGGCGGTCGGACGCATCGTGCTGAAAGACGGGCGGGGGCGCACCCTGGGCTACGGCACCGGCTGGCTGTGCGGTCCCCACACCATCCTGACGAACCATCACGTGCTGGAGGACGCGGGTGCCGCGCGCACGTCCGTCATCGAATTCAACTACGAGCTGCGGGCCGACGGCACCCTGCGCGACCGGGTGACGCTCAGCCTCGACCCCGACGCCCTCTTTCTGACCTCCGCGCCGCTGGACTACTCGCTGGTGGCGGTGCGGGGCGACACCTCCGCCTTCGGCTGGCTGCCCCTCTTCGGCACCACTGGCAAGGTGCTGGTGGGCGAGGCCCTGAGCATCATCCAGCACCCCAGCGGCGAGCCGAAGCAGGTGGCGCTGCGCGAGAACCGGCTGGTGGACCTGCTGCCCGACTTCCTGCATTACGAGACGGACACCGCGCCCGGCTCCAGCGGCAGCCCCGTGTTCAACGACACCTGGGAGGTGGTGGCGCTGCACCACAGCGGTGTGCCCCGCACCGACGCCCAGGGCCGCACCCTGCGCCGTGACGGACAGCCCCTCCAGCCCGGCGACCCCGACACCCTGATCGACTGGCTCGCCAACGAGGGTGTGCGCATCAGCCGCATCGTGGAGGACCTGCGCGCCAGGCCGGATGCTGCCGGAAATGCCCTGGTCGCGGAGGTGCTGGCCGCCAACCGCCCGCCCGTGGTGGGCACGCCCGAAATACGGAGTGGGGCCGAGGCCGCCCGCGTGCTGGACCTGGGCGCTGTCACTGTGGGTGCGGACGGCGTAGCGAGCCTGCCCGTGACCCTGCGGCTGCGGGTGGGTGGGGGAGAGGCGGGACCCCCTGTCCCGGTTCCGCCACCTGTCCGGCCCTACCTCGACCCGCAGGATGCCGAACACGCGGCGGCCTACTACGCGGGCCTCCCGGAAGGCGGCACCCCGCAGGCCCGCTTCCTGGCCCTGTCGGAACTCGTGACGCGCACCCATGTCCGCACGCCCGGCTACGACCCGGCGGACGAGCTGTACCCCTGGGTGGACCTTTGGCCGGACGGGAAGCTGCGCAGCCTCTATTCGGCCCGCGAACACACCCCGCAGGAACTGATCGCTGCCGACCGCGCCGCGCAGGAACGCCGCACTGCCCTCGCCGCCCGCGAGAGCCTCAGCGTGGAGGCGCTCGAAGAGGCGCTCCTGTACAACTGCGAACACGTGGTGCCGCAGTCGTGGTTCGGCAAGCGCGAGCCGATGCGCGGCGACCTGCACCACCTCTTCGCCTGCGAGCCGGGGTGCAATTCCTTCCGGGGCAACACGCCCTACTTCGACTTCCCCGACTACGGGGAGGCCCTGCGCAGCGACTGCGGGCGGCGCGACCCCGGCGAGTTCGAACCCGCGCACGGCAAGGGGGCGGCGTCCCGCGCCACCCTCTATTTCCTGCTGCGTTATCCCGGCGTGGTCCGGCAGTACGGCGAGCGGCACCTGCAAACCCTGCTCGCCTGGCACGCGGCCGACCCGCCCGCCGACTGGGAGCGGCACCGCAACGCGGCCATCTTCGCCCGCCAGGGCAACCGCAATCCCCTGATCGACCATCCGGAGTGGGCGGCAGAGGTGGCCTGGGGCGAGGGGCTGGGGCGCTAG
- a CDS encoding ComF family protein has product MPDLLRALLPRRCPGCNRQLGREAGLCASCRAGLIPRLEAHSPLSARSAPHLVTLGPYRGVSRRAVHALKFGGARDLAGVLGGALAAGVPAAWQVGAVVPVPLHSRRERERGFNQAALLAQAVAAALAVPCVPALRRTRATAQQARLHAHERTANLAGAFQADARRLPPGPVLLVDDVMSTGSTLKACRDALQAAGVGQVYVAVVAR; this is encoded by the coding sequence GTGCCCGACCTGTTGCGGGCGCTGCTGCCGCGCCGCTGTCCCGGCTGCAACCGGCAGCTCGGGCGGGAGGCGGGCCTGTGTGCCTCCTGCCGCGCCGGGCTGATCCCCCGCCTGGAGGCCCACTCGCCCCTGTCGGCCCGTTCCGCCCCGCACCTCGTCACGCTGGGGCCGTACCGGGGCGTGTCCCGGCGCGCGGTGCATGCCCTGAAGTTCGGCGGCGCGCGTGACCTGGCCGGAGTGCTGGGTGGGGCACTGGCCGCCGGGGTTCCAGCCGCGTGGCAGGTCGGAGCGGTGGTCCCCGTGCCGCTGCATTCCCGGCGCGAGCGGGAACGGGGGTTCAACCAGGCGGCGCTGCTGGCCCAGGCGGTCGCGGCGGCCCTGGCGGTGCCCTGTGTCCCGGCCCTGCGCCGCACCCGCGCCACCGCGCAGCAGGCCCGGCTGCACGCCCACGAGCGGACGGCGAACCTCGCCGGGGCCTTCCAGGCCGACGCCCGGCGTCTGCCCCCCGGCCCAGTCCTGCTGGTCGATGATGTGATGAGCACCGGCAGTACCTTAAAGGCCTGCCGGGACGCGCTTCAGGCGGCGGGGGTGGGTCAGGTATACGTGGCCGTCGTCGCGCGCTGA
- the typA gene encoding translational GTPase TypA, with the protein MEYRNIAIIAHVDHGKTTLVDGLLKQTLELKHGEEIAERAMDSNDLERERGITILAKNTAVEYKGVKINIVDTPGHADFGGEVERVLGMVDGALVLVDAAEGPMPQTRFVLRKALELGLKPIVVINKIDRQDARPEEVVNLTFDLMAELGANDDQLDFPILYAIAREGKAFRDLDNPQDDMHELFDMVLEHIPAPKVDLDAPFQMLVTNLDYSEYLGRIVLGRVQRGKVKKGEFVQLIHKDGTMTKTRVVQPFTHLGLRRIEVDEVGAGDIVALAGIEDAQIGETVADLADPEALPIITVDEPTVSMLFQPNTSPFAGKEGKYVTSRHLNDRLKREVMTNVSLKVEEVRPDEFIVSGRGELHLSILLETMRREGYEVQVGSPQVIVREIDGVKHEPVEHLVIDVPEQHSSTVIGVLGARKGQMVNMEPQGSRVRVEFKIPSRALFGFRTQFLSMTQGEGIMSHIFDGYAPWAGELKTRQNGSLVSMEDGVAFAYSIFKLQDRGSFFIDAGQDVYVGMIVGENAREQDMNVNVCKNKKLTNVRSAGADEALTLVPPKRLSLEDALEYIADDELVELTPQSIRLRKKVLNPSFRK; encoded by the coding sequence ATGGAATACCGCAACATCGCCATCATCGCGCACGTCGACCACGGCAAGACCACGCTGGTGGACGGCCTGCTGAAGCAGACGCTGGAACTCAAGCACGGCGAGGAAATCGCCGAGCGCGCGATGGACAGCAACGACCTCGAACGCGAGCGTGGCATCACCATTCTCGCCAAGAACACGGCCGTGGAGTACAAGGGCGTCAAGATCAACATCGTGGACACGCCCGGACACGCCGACTTCGGCGGCGAGGTGGAGCGCGTGCTGGGCATGGTGGACGGCGCGCTGGTGCTGGTGGACGCGGCCGAAGGTCCCATGCCCCAGACCCGCTTCGTGCTGCGCAAGGCACTCGAACTGGGCCTCAAGCCCATCGTGGTGATTAACAAGATCGACCGCCAAGACGCCCGCCCGGAGGAAGTCGTCAACCTCACCTTCGACCTGATGGCCGAACTGGGCGCGAACGACGATCAGCTCGACTTCCCGATCCTGTACGCCATCGCGCGTGAGGGCAAGGCCTTCCGCGACCTGGACAACCCCCAGGACGACATGCACGAGCTGTTCGACATGGTGCTCGAACACATCCCCGCCCCCAAGGTGGACCTGGACGCGCCCTTCCAGATGCTCGTGACCAACCTGGACTACTCCGAGTACCTGGGCCGCATCGTGCTGGGGCGGGTGCAGCGCGGCAAGGTGAAAAAGGGCGAGTTCGTGCAACTGATCCACAAGGACGGCACGATGACCAAAACCCGCGTGGTGCAGCCCTTCACGCACCTGGGCCTGCGCCGCATCGAGGTGGACGAGGTCGGGGCCGGGGACATCGTGGCGCTCGCGGGCATCGAGGACGCGCAGATCGGGGAAACGGTGGCCGATCTGGCCGACCCCGAGGCGCTGCCCATCATCACCGTGGACGAGCCGACCGTCTCCATGCTGTTTCAGCCCAACACCAGCCCCTTCGCGGGCAAGGAGGGCAAGTACGTCACCTCCCGCCACCTCAACGACCGCCTCAAGCGCGAGGTGATGACCAACGTGTCGCTGAAGGTCGAGGAAGTCCGCCCGGACGAGTTCATCGTGTCGGGCCGCGGCGAGCTGCACCTCAGCATCCTGCTGGAAACCATGCGCCGCGAGGGCTACGAGGTGCAGGTGGGCAGCCCCCAGGTGATTGTGCGTGAGATCGACGGCGTCAAGCACGAACCGGTCGAGCACCTCGTCATCGACGTGCCCGAGCAGCATTCCAGCACCGTGATCGGCGTGCTGGGCGCGCGCAAGGGCCAGATGGTGAACATGGAGCCGCAGGGCAGCCGCGTGCGCGTGGAGTTCAAGATTCCCAGCCGCGCCCTGTTCGGCTTCCGCACCCAGTTCCTGTCCATGACGCAGGGCGAGGGCATCATGAGCCACATCTTCGACGGCTACGCGCCCTGGGCCGGCGAACTCAAGACTCGCCAGAACGGCTCGCTGGTCAGCATGGAAGACGGCGTGGCCTTCGCCTACTCCATCTTCAAGCTGCAAGACCGCGGCTCCTTTTTCATCGACGCCGGGCAGGACGTGTACGTGGGCATGATTGTGGGCGAGAACGCCCGCGAGCAGGACATGAACGTCAACGTCTGCAAGAACAAGAAGCTCACCAACGTCCGCTCGGCGGGGGCCGACGAGGCCCTGACCCTGGTTCCGCCCAAGCGCCTCTCGCTCGAAGACGCGCTGGAATACATCGCGGACGACGAGCTGGTGGAGCTGACGCCGCAGAGCATCCGCCTGCGCAAGAAGGTGCTGAACCCGAGCTTCAGGAAGTAA
- a CDS encoding DUF1540 domain-containing protein — MNDTRNNQQSSIVGRCDATSCRYNEQHECHAGQIEVAMSGQMAQCLTYTPEEGMGDSQRPSQSTH, encoded by the coding sequence ATGAACGACACCCGCAACAACCAGCAGAGCAGCATCGTGGGGCGCTGTGACGCCACCAGCTGCCGTTACAACGAGCAGCACGAGTGCCACGCCGGGCAGATCGAGGTCGCCATGAGCGGCCAGATGGCGCAGTGCCTGACCTACACCCCCGAGGAAGGCATGGGCGACAGCCAGCGCCCCAGCCAGAGCACCCACTAA
- a CDS encoding toxic anion resistance protein, translating into MSADKPSSPKSGPLTPPDSLLHAPEAVPAVPAQDAPDMVPLSEEDRARLDTLARAFVEDVLHAGTHSPEFKRKLDAVHNLGVPEQRAAAQVSSRMLERPLRTTRAGALAEGSDILKGLTDLRRTVEDLDPSRTPTVRGFFGKLPGGRKAQNALDRYQSAQSHLNAILETLYRSQDELRRDNASIETEKVHLWETMQKLRQYAHVGKAVDDALTGRLATLEQSDPEKARLVREELLFAVRQRVTDLLTQLAVGIQGYLALDLVRRNNLELIKGVDRATTTTVSALRTAIMVAQALGTQQAVLGQVTALNDTTGRMIGSTASLLRQQSTEIQKQAGSATVDPQVIQAAFREVYGALDAISTYRTQALDRFRDTIQVLDREVGHAQTYLDRERQSASREVAQGLNVTEKGDLKL; encoded by the coding sequence ATGAGCGCCGACAAGCCCAGCTCCCCCAAATCTGGTCCCCTCACGCCGCCCGACTCGCTGCTGCACGCGCCCGAGGCCGTCCCCGCCGTCCCCGCGCAGGACGCGCCGGATATGGTGCCCCTCTCGGAGGAGGACCGCGCGCGGCTGGACACGCTGGCCCGCGCCTTCGTGGAGGACGTGCTGCACGCGGGAACACACAGCCCCGAGTTCAAGCGCAAGCTGGACGCCGTGCATAACCTGGGCGTGCCCGAGCAGCGCGCGGCGGCGCAGGTGTCGAGCCGGATGCTGGAGCGCCCGCTGCGGACGACCAGAGCCGGGGCACTGGCCGAGGGCAGCGACATCCTGAAGGGCCTGACCGACCTGCGCCGCACGGTGGAGGACCTCGACCCCAGCCGCACGCCGACCGTGCGCGGCTTTTTCGGCAAGTTGCCGGGGGGCCGCAAGGCGCAGAACGCTTTGGACCGCTACCAGAGCGCCCAGAGCCACCTGAACGCCATCCTGGAGACGCTCTACCGCTCCCAGGACGAGTTGCGGCGCGACAACGCCAGCATCGAGACGGAAAAGGTCCACCTCTGGGAGACGATGCAGAAGCTGCGGCAGTATGCCCACGTCGGCAAGGCGGTGGACGACGCGCTGACGGGGCGGCTCGCCACACTGGAACAGAGCGACCCCGAAAAGGCCCGCCTCGTCCGCGAGGAACTCCTCTTTGCCGTGCGCCAGCGCGTGACCGACCTGCTGACGCAACTGGCAGTGGGGATTCAGGGCTACCTCGCGCTGGACCTGGTGCGGCGCAACAACCTCGAACTGATCAAGGGCGTGGACCGGGCCACCACCACCACCGTCAGCGCGCTGCGAACCGCCATCATGGTCGCACAGGCCCTCGGCACCCAGCAGGCGGTGCTGGGACAGGTCACCGCGCTCAACGACACGACCGGGCGCATGATCGGTTCGACCGCCAGCCTGCTGCGCCAGCAGTCCACCGAGATCCAGAAGCAGGCGGGCAGCGCGACGGTGGACCCGCAGGTTATCCAGGCCGCCTTCCGCGAGGTGTACGGCGCGCTCGACGCCATCAGCACCTACCGCACCCAGGCCCTCGACCGCTTCAGGGACACCATTCAGGTCCTCGACCGTGAGGTGGGTCACGCCCAGACGTACCTCGACCGCGAGCGGCAAAGCGCCTCGCGCGAGGTGGCGCAGGGGCTGAACGTGACGGAAAAGGGGGACCTGAAGCTTTGA